A single Methanolobus sp. ZRKC5 DNA region contains:
- a CDS encoding AAA family ATPase, with the protein MDDGNQDKLLTISLGNHKLYKMSHGSFKTESDSEILETFKQNKWIVLHEETGRGQGERFKNELEQGDYVYITIGANELFAIARIESSRWNYVPKNITNDGKPWIYREVKYLKDAIKPYPEELKRNRKHIYPSGNSTLTEILPQRLDEANEILFKPYFGVRFASDKITTVKKDTNIPIFPCNTIFYGPPGTGKTFNTIDRAVEIITGSRRSHEENKKVFDNLREEGQIEFITFHQNYSYEDFMLGIRPDFEDSSLKFRRTEGIFYKMCKRAEKNYLEANKTKENFRPFFNVFAEFVEPLKREEKEEIEIKSYPGTSSFWITELYPNYLGFRKQSGKENDRLSIDALHNLYEGKMDLKQVNEFYYGPLLDKLVKKGHIGNEKSKFVPLKRYVLIIDEINRANISKVFGELITLLEEDKRIGAKNELKVNIPHEDKVFGVPPNLYLIGTMNTADKSIALIDIALRRRFEFIGYFPDYTLLSDEERSILRHINKEIYDRKKSADYLIGHGYFMNSIDIVDVLRNKVIPLLMEYFSGKTDIIEDIFKESNWSVKYNTEQYDWQIQQ; encoded by the coding sequence ATGGATGATGGAAATCAAGACAAATTATTAACTATATCCCTTGGGAATCATAAATTATACAAAATGTCCCATGGTTCATTTAAAACAGAAAGTGATTCTGAAATTCTTGAAACCTTTAAACAGAATAAATGGATTGTTTTACACGAAGAAACAGGAAGAGGTCAAGGTGAGAGATTTAAAAATGAACTTGAGCAAGGGGATTATGTTTATATAACGATTGGAGCCAATGAACTTTTTGCGATAGCGAGAATCGAATCTAGTAGATGGAACTATGTTCCTAAAAATATCACTAATGATGGAAAACCTTGGATCTACAGAGAGGTTAAATACCTAAAAGATGCAATAAAACCGTATCCAGAAGAACTGAAGAGAAATAGGAAACATATCTACCCAAGCGGGAATAGTACGTTAACTGAAATTTTACCTCAAAGACTTGATGAAGCAAATGAAATTTTGTTTAAGCCATATTTTGGAGTCAGATTTGCATCCGATAAAATAACAACTGTAAAAAAAGATACAAACATACCAATATTTCCCTGCAATACCATATTTTATGGACCTCCTGGAACTGGAAAAACGTTTAACACCATTGACCGAGCAGTTGAAATAATTACTGGCAGTCGTAGAAGTCATGAAGAAAATAAAAAAGTGTTTGATAACTTAAGGGAAGAAGGACAAATAGAGTTCATTACATTTCACCAGAATTACAGTTATGAAGATTTTATGTTAGGTATCCGTCCTGATTTTGAAGACTCTTCTTTAAAATTCAGAAGAACAGAAGGGATATTCTACAAGATGTGTAAAAGGGCAGAAAAAAACTACTTAGAAGCAAACAAAACGAAAGAGAATTTCAGACCGTTTTTTAATGTATTTGCAGAATTTGTAGAGCCACTTAAAAGAGAAGAAAAAGAAGAAATAGAAATAAAGAGTTACCCGGGCACTTCGTCTTTTTGGATTACCGAACTTTATCCTAATTATTTAGGTTTCAGAAAACAATCAGGTAAAGAAAATGACAGGTTAAGTATAGATGCACTTCATAATCTTTATGAAGGAAAGATGGACCTAAAACAGGTCAATGAATTTTATTATGGACCGTTGTTGGATAAATTAGTCAAAAAAGGTCATATTGGAAATGAAAAAAGCAAATTTGTTCCATTAAAAAGATATGTCCTAATAATTGACGAGATTAATAGAGCCAATATATCAAAGGTCTTTGGTGAATTGATTACACTTCTGGAAGAGGACAAGCGCATTGGAGCCAAGAATGAACTTAAGGTCAATATTCCACACGAAGACAAGGTCTTTGGAGTGCCTCCGAACCTTTATCTTATAGGAACTATGAATACGGCTGATAAGTCAATTGCATTAATTGATATTGCACTTAGAAGGCGTTTCGAGTTCATTGGATATTTCCCGGATTATACTTTATTATCTGATGAGGAACGCAGTATTCTCAGACATATAAATAAAGAGATATATGATCGTAAGAAGTCAGCTGATTATCTTATAGGTCATGGATATTTCATGAACAGTATTGATATAGTTGATGTCCTTCGCAATAAAGTAATACCACTTCTAATGGAATATTTTTCAGGTAAGACCGATATCATTGAGGATATCTTCAAAGAAAGCAACTGGTCAGTGAAATATAATACAGAACAATATGACTGGCAAATACAGCAATAG